From Rhododendron vialii isolate Sample 1 chromosome 10a, ASM3025357v1, the proteins below share one genomic window:
- the LOC131302846 gene encoding uncharacterized protein LOC131302846 — translation MEEGLPNPFNATLKKHWRRRKYRRLLDATIPKRKKLKIIRLGGSTRPLWRIKAVPKFHLNVVPRLNVWKKLKDAYINMMLKFAGNFSSLGNTEDAFRGMRIANSPPVPAVCGRSKEEHESKMVFEIFKSLVAYHHQIEAAA, via the coding sequence ATGGAGGAGGGTCTTCCAAACCCATTCAATGCCACCCTAAAGAAACACTGGAGGAGGAGAAAATACCGGCGACTACTCGACGCCACAATCCCAAAGAGGAAGAAACTAAAGATAATTAGGCTCGGGGGCAGCACGCGGCCGCTCTGGAGAATCAAAGCCGTTCCCAAGTTCCATCTAAACGTCGTCCCGCGGTTGAACGTCTGGAAAAAGCTCAAGGACGCTTACATCAACATGATGCTTAAATTCGCGGGCAATTTCAGCTCATTGGGCAATACCGAGGACGCCTTTCGCGGGATGCGAATCGCGAATTCTCCCCCAGTTCCGGCGGTTTGTGGCCGTTCTAAAGAGGAGCACGAGAGCAAGATGGTTTTTGAAATATTCAAGTCTTTAGTGGCTTACCATCATCAGATAGAGGCAGCTGCTTAG